A single genomic interval of Anopheles marshallii chromosome 2, idAnoMarsDA_429_01, whole genome shotgun sequence harbors:
- the LOC128718972 gene encoding alpha-mannosidase 2 yields MTMKLFRRGSPRCIGLLSAFVTILLCLYYISMGQPSPAGSGPSAPTGMDGKDAPGAVPVGAAHQKRSNGQHTGPHANHSWHSWLRSNLIGGGGPAAAGGRQQRIANRVGDNVRGDSADADDSGGADADEGGGGGGDAGQVPRFGSRWDECNVLEEASTDITTVDEYGKFDFQPEWMKTKEYWDKDFEARYEKLQKDPKRPPLKIVVVPHSHNDPGWLKTFVNYFQSDSRQILNLAVTKMPEYSNMSFIWSEISFLQLWWDQAHPTKQRILKKLVQSGRLEITTGGWVMTDEANAHLYAMVDQLIEGHQWVKANLNITPKTGWSIDPFGHGSTVPYLLAASGFKGTIIQRIHYAWKQWFARHRYGDFLWAPYWKSASNSARDHTMLTHNMPFDIYSIKHSCGPHPFICLNFDFRKIPGEYTEYSIKAQFITPENIEAKADLLMEQYSRTASLFPHNVALIPVGDDFRYNKEKEMEQQYTNYKKLIDYINEHRQKYNAEISFGTPVDYFNAIRERYDRFPTLKGDFFVYADIFNEGRPAYWSGYFTTRPYYKILSRELEHNLRSLEILFTIAFNRARQTSSSNAFKIYEKNYEKMILARRNLGLFQHHDAITGTSKANVMRDYALRLFESIQDTVKLQEKTIELLVQRKPLDQQHGFLIGELERDNFGKLPRKTPIIVTEGRSTDFIVYNALAQERLEVVTIRTLTPRVKILDAGGKTVDIQINPVWNITETSYTSRKIVPSDKEYEVMFVARLAPLSLTTYTAAYDEDGYQGKMATLYCTECQDEKTKAFEVRSKQPGDIQLENYKMRLLFDEQSGFLKSVTKKHMGKQIQCAIKFAAYKSAQFHSGAYLFKTDPEQRNSEKDVLEQYGDLTILITSGPLASDVTAIYGPFLAHTVRIYNSNSVLDSAIYIENDIDFEAPPKNRETELFMRFVTDIENGASENPEFYSDLNGFQYQKRVKVAAIGVEGNYFPITSGAFIQDDRMRLTLLTTHAQGAASLEPGQLEVMLDRRTLYDDYRGMGEGVIDSRLTRHRFWLTLETIDTPTAAQPDPPAANTNEEQKPSADPYQLPSIFANALANGLNYPANLFIVERYDESNQLELNRAVRLLRVQFPCDLHMLNLRTLTESNLPLFPSSSALLVLQRQGYSCRIGGDEMIGHFCGNGSSSSGGGGGGGGAGSSTSNPSKNPIIDGGDGNAIDHRLPEVRELQLFRRLRIEAIQATSLTGLHPGERITTFTDIYLEPMELKTYNLTFAK; encoded by the exons ATGACGATGAAGCTGTTTCGACGCGGATCGCCACGGTGTATCGGGCTGCTGTCTGCGTTCGTGACGATCCTGCTCTGCCTTTACTACATCTCCATGGGGCAACCGTCGCCGGCTGGATCCGGCCCGTCTGCCCCGACCGGGATGGACGGCAAGGACGCACCCGGCGCAGTGCCAGTCGGTGCAGCCCACCAGAAACG CTCCAACGGACAGCATACGGGCCCGCATGCAAACCATTCGTGGCACAGCTGGTTGCGGAGCAACCTGATCGGTGGTGGCGGTCCTGCCGCCGCCGGTGGCCGACAGCAGCGCATCGCCAACCGAGTAGGTGATAATGTGCGAGGAGACTCGGCCGATGCGGACGACAGTGGTGGAGCCGATGCAGACGAgggtggcggcggtggtggagaTGCTGGACAAGTGCCGCGCTTTGGCAGCCGGTGGGACGAGTGCAACGTGCTGGAGGAGGCATCGACCGATATCACCACCGTGGACGAGTATGGGAAATTCGATTTCCAG CCCGAATGGATGAAAACGAAAGAATACTGGGACAAGGATTTTGAAGCCCGCTATGAAAAGCTACAAAAGGACCCGAAAAGGCCACCGCTTAag attGTGGTGGTACCCCATTCCCACAACGATCCCGGCTGGTTGAAAACGTTCGTCAACTACTTCCAGTCCGATTCGCGCCAAATACTCAACCTGGCCGTCACCAAGATGCCCGAGTACAGCAACATGTCGTTCATCTGGAGCGAAATTAGCTTCCTGCAGCTGTGGTGGGACCAGGCACATCCGACCAAACAGCGG ATACTGAAGAAATTGGTTCAATCGGGACGGTTGGAAATCACGACCGGAGGTTGGGTTATGACGGATGAAGCCAATGCCCATCTGTACGCTATGGTCGATCAACTTATCGAAG GACACCAGTGGGTAAAGGCGAACCTCAACATAACACCCAAAACGGGCTGGAGCATTGATCCGTTTGGGCACGGTAGTACCGTGCCGTATCTGCTGGCAGCATCCGGCTTCAAGGGTACGATCATACAGCGGATCCATTACGCCTGGAAGCAGTGGTTCGCCCGCCATCGGTACGGTGACTTCCTGTGGGCGCCATATTGGAAAAGTGCGTCGAACAGCGCGCGGGATCACACGATGCTGACGCACAACATGCCATTCGACATCTACTCGATCAAGCACTCGTGCGGACCGCATCCCTTCATCTGTCTCAACTTCGACTTCCGCAAAATCCCCGGGGAATACACGGAATATTCGATCAAGGCACAGTTTATCACACCGGAAAACATTGAGGCGAAGGCCGATCTGCTGATGGAGCAGTACTCGCGCACGGCGTCACTGTTCCCCCACAACGTGGCGCTCATCCCGGTGGGCGATGACTTCCGGTACAACAaggagaaggaaatggaacAGCAGTACACCAACTACAAGAAGCTGATCGATTACATCAACGAACATCGGCAGAAGTACAATGCGGAAATAAGCTTCGGCACACCGGTCGACTACTTCAACGCCATTCGTGAACGGTACGATCGGTTCCCCACCCTCAAGGGTGACTTCTTCGTGTATGCCGACATCTTCAACGAGGGACGGCCAGCGTACTGGTCCGGGTACTTTACGACCCGTCCCTACTACAAGATCCTGAGCCGCGAGCTCGAACACAATCTGCGCAGTCTGGAGATTTTGTTTACGATCGCGTTCAACCGTGCCCGCCAAACCAGCAGCTCGAATGCGTTCAAAATTTACGAAAAGAACTACGAAAAGATGATACTGGCACGGCGTAATCTCGGGCTCTTCCAGCACCACGACGCCATCACGGGCACGTCGAAGGCGAACGTAATGCGCGACTACGCACTGCGGCTGTTCGAAAGCATACAGGACACGGTGAAGCTGCAGGAGAAGACGATCGAGCTGCTGGTGCAACGGAAACCGCTCGATCAGCAGCACGGCTTCCTGATCGGTGAGCTGGAGCGGGACAACTTCGGCAAGCTGCCGCGCAAAACGCCCATCATCGTGACGGAGGGTCGTAGCACGGACTTTATCGTGTACAACGCGCTCGCCCAGGAACGGCTGGAGGTGGTCACGATACGTACGCTAACGCCACGCGTCAAGATACTGGACGCGGGTGGCAAAACCGTCGACATCCAGATCAACCCGGTGTGGAACATTACGGAGACGTCGTACACGTCGCGCAAGATTGTACCCTCGGACAAGGAGTACGAGGTGATGTTTGTCGCACGGCTAGCGCCCCTGTCGCTGACCACGTACACGGCCGCGTACGATGAGGACGGTTACCAGGGCAAGATGGCAACGCTGTACTGTACCGAGTGTCAGGACGAGAAGACGAAAGCGTTCGAGGTACGCAGCAAACAGCCGGGCGACATACAGCTGGAGAATTACAAGATGCGTCTGCTGTTCGACGAGCAGAGCGGGTTCCTGAAGTCGGTCACGAAGAAGCACATGGGCAAGCAGATCCAGTGCGCGATCAAGTTTGCCGCGTACAAGAGCGCGCAGTTCCACTCCGGTGCGTATCTCTTCAAGACCGATCCGGAACAGCGTAACTCCGAGAAGGACGTGCTGGAGCAGTACGGTGATCTGACCATTCTTATCACGTCCGGCCCACTGGCAAGCGATGTGACCGCCATCTATGGACCGTTCCTGGCGCACACGGTACGCATCTACAACTCGAACAGTGTGCTGGACAGCGCGATCTACATCGAAAACGACATTGACTTCGAGGCACCGCCAAAGAACCGCGAAACGGAACTGTTCATGCGGTTCGTAACGGACATCGAGAACGGGGCGAGTGAAAATCCGGAGTTTTACTCCGACCTGAACGGGTTCCAGTACCAGAAGCGGGTGAAAGTGGCGGCAATCGGGGTGGAAGGAAACTACTTCCCCATCACCTCCGGGGCGTTCATCCAGGACGATCGAATGCGCCTAACGCTGCTGACCACGCACGCGCAGGGTGCGGCAAGCTTAGAACCGGGCCAGCTCGAGGTAATGCTCGATCGACGCACACTGTACGACGACTACCGCGGCATGGGCGAAGGGGTCATCGACAGCCGCCTGACGCGGCACCGGTTCTGGCTGACgctggaaacgatcgataCGCCAACGGCGGCCCAACCGGACCCACCGGCTGCAAACACCAACGAGGAACAGAAGCCCAGCGCCGACCCCTACCAGCTGCCTAGCATCTTTGCCAACGCGCTGGCAAACGGGCTGAACTATCCGGCCAACTTGTTCATCGTCGAACGGTACGACGAAAGCAATCAGCTGGAGCTGAACCGAGCGGTGCGCCTGCTGCGGGTACAGTTCCCGTGCGATCTGCACATGCTCAATCTGCGCACGCTCACCGAGAGCAACCTGCCCCTGTTCCCGTCCAGCTCGgcgctgctggtgctgcaacGGCAAGGGTACAGCTGCCGAATAGGAGGTGACGAGATGATCGGTCACTTCTGCGGCAACggcagcagtagtagcggtggtggtggtggtggtggtggtgctggcagcagtaccagcaatCCATCCAAAAACCCAATCATTGACGGTGGCGATGGTAATGCGATCGACCATCGTCTGCCGGAAGTGCGGGAACTGCAACTGTTCCGACGGTTACGGATCGAAGCGATCCAGGCAACGTCACTGACGGGGTTACACCCGGGCGAACGGATCACCACGTTCACCGACATCTATCTCGAACCAATGGAACTCAAAACGTACAACCTTACGTTCGCAAAGTAG
- the LOC128708246 gene encoding putative inner dynein arm light chain, axonemal: MGDRNLELQTTLVRYNNPVLVVKHVEKREPAGDSAPAKEQTGRPGSGGAVVVDSPRETEEILNCILPPKTWEEDGQLWTQTVSSTPATRQDVINLQEMLDTRLQQTQARETGICPVRRELYTQCFDELIRQVTINCTERGLLLLRVRDEIAMSLEAYETLYCSSVSFGIRKALQAQEGKEKLQEQIQQVEHEKELLLNSISDMKIKADQAERRNAELRASEEKKHSEEIAFLKKTNAQLKAQLEGIIAPKK, from the exons ATGGGCGACCGGAATCTGGAACTGCAAACCACACTCGTTCGCTACAACAACCCCGTGCTGGTGGTGAAGCATGTTGAAAAACGAGAACCAGCGGGTGATTCGGCTCCAGCGAAGGAACAAACAGGCCGTCCTGGGTCGGGTGGTGCCGTCGTAGTAGATAGTCCGCGTGAGACGGAAGAAATTCTTAACTGCATTTTGCCACCGAAAACATGGGAAGAAGATGGTCAACTGTGGACACAAACCGTTTCCAGTACGCCTGCCACTCGTCAGGATGTGATCAATCTGCAGGAAATGTTGGACACCCGTCTGCAGCAAACGCAGGCACGCGAAACGGGCATATGTCCGGTACGGCGGGAACTCTACACACAGTGCTTCGATGAGCTGATCCGGCAGGTTACAATCAACTGTACCGAGCGCggtctgttgctgttgcgagTGCGGGACGAAATTGCGATGTCACTCGAGGCGTACGAAACGTTGTACTGCAGTTCGGTGTCCTTCGGCATCCGCAAGGCGCTGCAGGCCCAGGAAGGCAAGGAGAAGCTGCAGGAACAGATACAGCAGGTGGAGCACGAGAAGGAACTGCTGCTAAACTCGATCAGCGATATGAAGATTAAGGCGGACCAGGCCGAACGAAGGAATGCGGAACTGCGTGCGTCCGAGGAGAAGAAACACTCGGAAGAGATTGCCTTCCTGAAGAAAACCAATGCTCAGCTTAAG GCCCAGCTGGAAGGAATTATTGCACCGAAGAAATAG
- the LOC128719503 gene encoding electron transfer flavoprotein subunit alpha, mitochondrial isoform X2: MFARCSSSLARPSGFRRFQSTLVVAEHNNETLNPITANAVTAAKKLGGDVTVLVAGTKVGPVSEAAAKLDGVKKVLVAEGDAYKGLLAESLTPLVLATQEQFKFTHIVAGATAFGKAVLPRIAAKLDVSPVSDIIGVQSADTFVRTIYAGNAIQTVKSKDPVKVITVRGTNFEPTGAAGSAAAIEKAPAGDFASKTTEFVSQELTKSDRPSLTAAKIIVSGGRGMKSGDNFKMLYDLADKWGAAVGASRAAVDAGYVPNDLQIGQTGKIVAPELYVAIGISGAIQHLAGMKDSKTIVAINKDPEAPIFQVADYGLVADLFKVVPEINEKC, translated from the exons ATGTTTGCCCGCTGCTCTTCATCGCTCGCACGCCCATCG GGTTTTCGGCGCTTCCAGAGCACGCTGGTCGTGGCCGAACACAACAATGAGACGCTAAACCCAATCACGGCCAACGCGGTGACAGCGGCGAAGAAGCTGGGCGGTGATGTGACCGTACTGGTTGCTGGCACAAAAGTTGGTCCTGTTTCGGAGGCGGCCGCTAAGCTGGACGGCGTAAAGAAGGTGTTGGTAGCGGAAGGTGATGCGTACAAAGGTTTGCTGGCGGAATCACTAACACCGCTCGTGTTGGCCACGCAAGAGCAGTTCAAATTCACACATATCGTAGCGGGAGCGACGGCTTTCGGTAAGGCGGTCCTTCCACGTATCGCCGCTAAGCTGGATGTGTCCCCGGTGTCGGATATTATCGGTGTACAGTCCGCCGATACGTTCGTGCGCACGATCTACGCCGGCAATGCAATCCAGACGGTTAAATCGAAGGATCCAGTAAAGGTCATTACGGTGCGCGGTACTAACTTTGAACCGACTGGAGCGGCCGGCAGTGCGGCTGCAATCGAGAAAGCTCCAGCTGGAGActttgcaagcaaaacgacCGAATTCGTCAGCCAAGAGTTGACCAAATCCGACCGTCCTTCGCTCACTGCGGCGAAGATCATCGTGTCCGGTGGACGCGGTATGAAGTCGGGTGACAACTTCAAGATGCTGTATGATCTGGCGGACAAATGGGGCGCAGCGGTTGGTGCTTCCCGTGCTGCCGTTGATGCTGGATACGTGCCAAACGATTTGCAGATTGGACAGACGGGTAAAATTGTGGCACCGGAGCTGTACGTTGCTATCGGGATTTCCGGCGCCATCCAGCATCTGGCTGGTATGAAGGACTCGAAAACGATCGTCGCCATCAACAAGGATCCAGAGGCACCGATCTTCCAGGTCGCTGACTACGGGTTGGTAGCCGACCTGTTCAAGGTGGTACCGGAGATCAACGAAAAGTGCTAA
- the LOC128719503 gene encoding electron transfer flavoprotein subunit alpha, mitochondrial isoform X1: MFARCSSSLARPSVQGFRRFQSTLVVAEHNNETLNPITANAVTAAKKLGGDVTVLVAGTKVGPVSEAAAKLDGVKKVLVAEGDAYKGLLAESLTPLVLATQEQFKFTHIVAGATAFGKAVLPRIAAKLDVSPVSDIIGVQSADTFVRTIYAGNAIQTVKSKDPVKVITVRGTNFEPTGAAGSAAAIEKAPAGDFASKTTEFVSQELTKSDRPSLTAAKIIVSGGRGMKSGDNFKMLYDLADKWGAAVGASRAAVDAGYVPNDLQIGQTGKIVAPELYVAIGISGAIQHLAGMKDSKTIVAINKDPEAPIFQVADYGLVADLFKVVPEINEKC, translated from the exons ATGTTTGCCCGCTGCTCTTCATCGCTCGCACGCCCATCGGTTCAG GGTTTTCGGCGCTTCCAGAGCACGCTGGTCGTGGCCGAACACAACAATGAGACGCTAAACCCAATCACGGCCAACGCGGTGACAGCGGCGAAGAAGCTGGGCGGTGATGTGACCGTACTGGTTGCTGGCACAAAAGTTGGTCCTGTTTCGGAGGCGGCCGCTAAGCTGGACGGCGTAAAGAAGGTGTTGGTAGCGGAAGGTGATGCGTACAAAGGTTTGCTGGCGGAATCACTAACACCGCTCGTGTTGGCCACGCAAGAGCAGTTCAAATTCACACATATCGTAGCGGGAGCGACGGCTTTCGGTAAGGCGGTCCTTCCACGTATCGCCGCTAAGCTGGATGTGTCCCCGGTGTCGGATATTATCGGTGTACAGTCCGCCGATACGTTCGTGCGCACGATCTACGCCGGCAATGCAATCCAGACGGTTAAATCGAAGGATCCAGTAAAGGTCATTACGGTGCGCGGTACTAACTTTGAACCGACTGGAGCGGCCGGCAGTGCGGCTGCAATCGAGAAAGCTCCAGCTGGAGActttgcaagcaaaacgacCGAATTCGTCAGCCAAGAGTTGACCAAATCCGACCGTCCTTCGCTCACTGCGGCGAAGATCATCGTGTCCGGTGGACGCGGTATGAAGTCGGGTGACAACTTCAAGATGCTGTATGATCTGGCGGACAAATGGGGCGCAGCGGTTGGTGCTTCCCGTGCTGCCGTTGATGCTGGATACGTGCCAAACGATTTGCAGATTGGACAGACGGGTAAAATTGTGGCACCGGAGCTGTACGTTGCTATCGGGATTTCCGGCGCCATCCAGCATCTGGCTGGTATGAAGGACTCGAAAACGATCGTCGCCATCAACAAGGATCCAGAGGCACCGATCTTCCAGGTCGCTGACTACGGGTTGGTAGCCGACCTGTTCAAGGTGGTACCGGAGATCAACGAAAAGTGCTAA
- the LOC128708008 gene encoding DNA excision repair protein ERCC-1 has translation MDDDDELLASLEIPPAPKQSAVSEPKPSSNVPTPSTSGASGTTEPSIVVAKVNKGHCILVNPKQRGNPLLKAIQLIPWEYDDIVPDYVVGASACILFLSLRYHNLNPDYIHARLKQLGKMYELRVLLVQIDISEPQNALKHLTRICLLADLTLMLAWNADEAGRIVEKYKLFENRPPDWIMERAEKYPHEKLVRALTNIKPVNQTDAMILLQNYGTLGKLINTTEEKLSMCSGLGPRKVKKLHKTFSENFRK, from the coding sequence atggacgatgatgatgaactaCTGGCGTCACTGGAGATACCACCGGCACCGAAACAATCCGCCGTAAGTGAACCGAAACCGTCGTCAAATGTACCGACACCATCCACGAGTGGAGCGTCCGGTACAACCGAACCATCCATCGTTGTGGCGAAGGTTAACAAAGGCCATTGCATCCTGGTAAATCCGAAGCAGCGCGGTAATCCACTGCTCAAAGCTATCCAGCTCATACCCTGGGAATATGATGACATCGTGCCGGACTATGTGGTTGGTGCGAGTGCATGCATCCTGTTCCTTTCGCTGCGCTATCACAACCTAAACCCGGACTACATCCACGCGCGTTTGAAGCAGCTGGGGAAAATGTACGAGCTGCGTGTGTTGCTGGTGCAGATCGATATATCAGAACCACAGAATGCGTTGAAACATCTGACCCGCATCTGTTTGCTCGCCGATCTGACGCTTATGCTCGCATGGAACGCGGATGAAGCTGGACGGATTGTGGAGAAGTATAAGCTGTTCGAAAACCGACCACCGGACTGGATTATGGAGCGGGCCGAGAAGTATCCACATGAGAAGCTGGTACGGGCACTTACTAACATAAAACCGGTCAATCAGACGGACGCGATGATACTTTTGCAGAACTATGGTACACTCGGGAAGCTGATCAATACGACCGAGGAGAAGCTAAGCATGTGTTCCGGATTGGGACCAAGAAAGGTgaaaaaactgcacaaaacGTTTAGTGAAAACTTTCGTAAATAG